From a region of the Teredinibacter turnerae genome:
- the relA gene encoding GTP diphosphokinase, whose translation MVKVREDRPRLADGRLDIAAWASRIGAVAHVPDTALARLCTSCELAESVVALEGMNNSWWGEGYSSLNAGLEMAEILAELQLDEDTLVAAVLYRSVRERKLAADVVEEKFGKTVVGLILGVQKMAAISGLSNHSNEHVFGQESAEQSENVRKMLVAMVDDVRVALIKLSERTCAIRAVKGAPVERRQKVAKEVSEVYAPLAHRLGIGHIKWELEDLSFRYLHPFDYKYIAKLLDERRVDRQAYIDRVISILEESLATEGVEAHIYGRAKHIYSIWRKMRRKNIGFSEVYDIRAVRILVNSERECYTVLGIVHALWRNIPREFDDYIANPKENGYRSLHTAVNGPNNQVLEVQIRTRTMHDEAEYGVCAHWRYKDTDKDNSTGSYEQKIEWLRQVLEWHEEIGGNPWDEYLPKAIQQDRIYVFTPDGHVIDLPAEATPVDFAFRIHSDIGIRCRGAKVNGRIVPLNHPLHTADQVEILTGKREAPSRDWLNSNLGYITTSRARSRLQHWFKQLDRDQNIADGRALLDREFKALAVENLDFQELAQKLNLRNLDDLYAAVGAADLGVEKVIHAAQRLLNIDKHEHPVASLVGRATSEGGGADVFIDGVGNLMSHIAHCCRPIPGDRIAGYITQGRGVSIHRLDCINFMQRQAIEPERIITVDWAEEPSQSYSVTIALEAFDRHGLLRDITTLLDREKINVSAMQTLSNKSKNTVDMTLQIEITDYSELSRVIAKLNHLPNVSAVRRKVS comes from the coding sequence ATGGTTAAAGTCAGAGAAGACCGCCCCCGTTTAGCCGACGGCCGCCTGGATATTGCCGCCTGGGCAAGTCGTATTGGTGCGGTGGCTCATGTTCCCGATACCGCCCTGGCCAGGCTATGCACCAGCTGTGAGTTGGCAGAGTCTGTGGTGGCGCTCGAAGGGATGAACAACAGTTGGTGGGGGGAGGGCTACTCGTCGCTCAACGCCGGTCTGGAAATGGCGGAGATACTCGCCGAACTGCAATTGGACGAAGACACCCTGGTTGCGGCTGTGCTTTATCGCAGTGTTCGTGAGCGGAAACTCGCCGCTGACGTGGTCGAAGAAAAGTTCGGTAAAACCGTGGTCGGGCTCATCCTGGGCGTGCAGAAAATGGCGGCCATTAGCGGGTTGTCCAACCATTCCAACGAACATGTATTCGGTCAGGAGTCGGCCGAGCAATCAGAGAATGTGCGCAAAATGCTCGTCGCGATGGTGGACGATGTCCGAGTCGCGCTGATCAAATTGTCCGAGCGCACGTGCGCTATTCGTGCGGTAAAAGGTGCGCCGGTTGAGCGTCGCCAAAAGGTGGCAAAAGAGGTTTCGGAAGTTTACGCACCACTTGCCCATCGCCTGGGTATTGGTCACATCAAGTGGGAGCTGGAGGACCTCTCTTTCCGGTATCTGCACCCGTTTGACTACAAATATATCGCCAAATTATTGGACGAGCGGCGGGTCGACAGGCAGGCCTATATCGACCGCGTGATTTCGATTTTGGAAGAGTCTCTGGCCACTGAGGGTGTCGAAGCCCACATCTACGGCCGCGCCAAGCATATTTACAGTATCTGGCGCAAAATGCGGCGGAAAAATATCGGCTTTTCGGAAGTCTATGATATTCGCGCTGTGCGTATTCTGGTGAACTCCGAGCGTGAATGCTACACGGTGCTGGGCATTGTTCACGCTCTTTGGCGCAATATTCCGAGGGAATTTGACGACTACATCGCCAACCCCAAAGAAAACGGCTACCGCTCTTTGCACACGGCGGTCAATGGTCCGAACAACCAGGTTCTCGAGGTGCAGATCCGGACGCGAACAATGCACGATGAAGCCGAGTATGGCGTGTGTGCGCACTGGCGTTACAAAGATACCGATAAAGACAACAGCACTGGCAGTTACGAGCAGAAAATCGAGTGGTTGCGCCAGGTACTGGAATGGCACGAAGAAATTGGTGGTAACCCCTGGGACGAATATCTGCCAAAAGCCATTCAGCAAGACCGAATCTATGTTTTTACCCCCGATGGCCACGTGATCGATCTGCCGGCAGAAGCAACGCCAGTGGACTTTGCGTTTCGCATCCACTCAGATATCGGCATCCGCTGTCGCGGGGCGAAAGTCAATGGTCGGATAGTCCCTCTTAACCACCCGCTGCATACCGCAGACCAGGTGGAAATTCTAACCGGCAAGCGGGAGGCGCCAAGCCGTGACTGGCTCAACTCCAATTTGGGCTATATCACCACGTCGCGCGCGCGCAGCCGCTTGCAACACTGGTTTAAGCAGCTTGACCGGGACCAGAACATCGCCGACGGTCGCGCGCTTCTGGATCGGGAGTTCAAAGCGCTCGCGGTTGAAAACCTGGACTTTCAGGAGCTGGCGCAAAAACTCAACTTGCGCAACCTGGATGACCTCTATGCGGCCGTGGGTGCCGCTGATCTGGGGGTGGAAAAGGTTATTCACGCTGCACAGCGGCTGCTCAATATCGACAAGCACGAGCACCCGGTGGCATCGCTGGTGGGTCGTGCAACGAGCGAAGGCGGCGGCGCTGATGTGTTTATCGACGGTGTCGGTAATCTCATGTCACACATTGCCCATTGCTGCCGCCCGATACCGGGTGACCGCATCGCCGGCTACATTACCCAGGGCCGCGGTGTGTCCATCCACAGGCTCGACTGCATTAATTTTATGCAGCGCCAGGCCATTGAGCCAGAGCGGATTATCACCGTCGATTGGGCAGAGGAGCCATCGCAGAGCTATTCGGTGACGATTGCGCTGGAAGCATTTGACCGCCACGGCTTGTTGCGCGACATAACCACACTCCTGGATCGCGAAAAGATAAACGTCAGTGCGATGCAAACCCTGTCGAACAAGAGCAAAAACACCGTGGATATGACCCTTCAAATCGAAATCACGGATTACAGCGAATTGAGCAGAGTGATCGCCAAGCTGAACCACCTGCCCAACGTGTCTGCGGTTCGCCGCAAGGTAAGCTAA
- the adk gene encoding adenylate kinase — translation MRIILLGAPGAGKGTQAKFIMEAFEIPQISTGDMLRAAVKAGSPLGLKVKDIMASGQLVSDDIIIDLVKERISKPDCANGFLFDGFPRTIPQAEALTESGVEIEHVMEIHVDDEEIVARLSGRRVHEASGRIYHVTHNPPKAEGVDDITGEPLVQRDDDQEDTVRNRLSIYHDQTEPLVEYYQKQEAENPGTVKFTRIAGVGPLAEIKDKVMTALGK, via the coding sequence ATGCGAATTATTCTTTTGGGTGCACCGGGCGCAGGCAAGGGCACCCAGGCTAAATTTATTATGGAAGCTTTCGAAATTCCGCAGATTTCCACCGGCGATATGCTGCGTGCTGCGGTGAAAGCAGGGTCCCCTTTGGGGTTGAAAGTTAAGGACATAATGGCGTCTGGCCAGCTGGTGTCGGATGACATCATTATCGATCTGGTGAAAGAGCGTATTAGCAAGCCGGATTGTGCCAACGGCTTCCTCTTCGATGGTTTCCCTCGTACCATCCCTCAGGCCGAGGCGCTGACGGAGTCCGGCGTGGAAATTGAGCACGTGATGGAAATTCACGTTGATGACGAAGAAATTGTTGCCCGTCTAAGTGGTCGTCGCGTGCACGAGGCCTCTGGCCGGATCTATCATGTGACTCATAATCCGCCGAAAGCGGAAGGTGTCGACGATATTACCGGTGAACCACTGGTGCAACGTGATGATGACCAGGAAGACACAGTGCGCAATCGCTTGTCTATCTACCACGATCAAACCGAACCGCTGGTTGAGTACTACCAAAAGCAGGAAGCAGAGAATCCGGGAACTGTTAAATTTACCCGCATCGCCGGTGTTGGCCCGCTCGCGGAGATCAAAGACAAGGTTATGACTGCGCTAGGCAAGTAA
- a CDS encoding M18 family aminopeptidase, which yields MSLTRKFADFLDASPTPYHACANLSLLFAAEGFTRLDENTRWQLEPGKKYFFTRGDSSFAAFVVGERPLEETGVRIIGAHTDSPCLKIKPNADKVTKGYHQLGVAVYGGALLAPWFDRDLSIAGRVTYLDGDGALKAALVNFGRAIALIPSLAIHLDRSANEGRAINPQTQMNAILQHAPADARFADILLNELQQAHPEAVEVLDYNLSFYDTQPSATVGLKEELFVGARLDNLASCFLGAEAMLNANTDVTSILICNDHEEIGSNTDLGAQGPMLGELIDRLVSGDAQSRQLTLRRSLMLSVDNAHGVHPNFADKHDDKHGPLLNAGPVVKFDANQSYATGADTAAVVRWLARAVEGREAIPLQSFIMRADMRCGSTIGPITSAEIGVRAVDLGIPTFGMHSIRETAGVSDLEQMASLLTRFVSVTDISL from the coding sequence ATGTCTTTAACGCGAAAGTTCGCTGATTTTCTCGATGCGTCACCCACGCCCTATCATGCGTGTGCAAACCTCTCATTACTGTTTGCCGCAGAAGGCTTCACTCGCTTGGATGAGAATACTCGCTGGCAACTGGAGCCCGGTAAAAAATACTTTTTTACGCGGGGAGATTCCTCGTTTGCGGCGTTTGTCGTTGGCGAACGGCCACTGGAAGAGACTGGCGTTCGCATTATTGGTGCTCACACCGACAGCCCTTGCCTGAAAATCAAACCGAACGCGGATAAAGTGACTAAGGGCTATCACCAGTTGGGAGTGGCCGTGTACGGCGGCGCGCTGCTGGCACCCTGGTTTGATCGCGATTTATCGATTGCTGGTCGGGTGACCTACTTGGATGGCGATGGCGCGCTTAAAGCAGCGTTAGTGAATTTTGGACGTGCCATCGCGTTGATTCCGAGCCTGGCGATCCACCTGGATCGCAGCGCTAACGAGGGGCGAGCGATCAATCCGCAAACCCAGATGAATGCGATCCTGCAACACGCACCAGCGGATGCACGCTTTGCGGATATTTTGCTAAATGAATTGCAGCAAGCACACCCTGAGGCTGTTGAAGTTCTCGACTACAACCTGAGTTTTTACGACACGCAGCCTTCGGCGACAGTGGGGCTGAAAGAGGAGCTCTTTGTCGGCGCTCGCCTGGATAATCTGGCGAGCTGTTTTCTGGGGGCGGAGGCGATGCTCAATGCGAACACCGACGTTACCAGCATTCTTATTTGTAATGATCACGAGGAAATTGGCAGTAACACCGATCTCGGAGCACAAGGACCAATGCTGGGCGAGTTGATTGATCGGCTGGTGTCAGGCGATGCCCAGAGCCGTCAGCTCACCTTGCGCCGTTCGTTAATGCTCTCAGTCGACAATGCCCACGGGGTTCACCCGAACTTCGCCGACAAGCATGACGACAAACATGGTCCGCTGTTAAACGCGGGCCCGGTGGTGAAGTTTGACGCGAATCAGTCCTACGCGACGGGCGCGGATACCGCCGCGGTCGTACGTTGGTTGGCGCGAGCGGTGGAAGGCCGTGAGGCTATACCTCTGCAGTCATTCATTATGCGCGCGGACATGCGCTGTGGCAGCACGATCGGGCCAATCACCTCCGCGGAAATTGGTGTGCGAGCGGTGGACCTGGGTATCCCTACTTTTGGTATGCACTCTATACGCGAAACGGCCGGCGTGAGCGATCTCGAGCAAATGGCCAGCTTGCTGACCCGGTTTGTGTCTGTGACGGACATATCACTCTAA
- the cysM gene encoding cysteine synthase CysM: MDFPTIESCIGNTPLVKLQRLTAGLDSTVLVKLEGNNPAGSVKDRPALSMIAHAEARGDIKPGDTLIEATSGNTGIALAMAAAIKGYRMILIMPDNATEERKAAMAAYGAQLVLVTREQGMEGARDLAQTMVSEGKGLQLNQFANLDNPQAHFDTTGPEIWQQTAGRVTHFVSSMGTTGTIVGVSRFLKSQNEAIQVVGLQPSEGASIPGIRRWPQEYLPAIFDDSHIDQIVNMSQDTAENTMRDLARQEGIFCGVSSGGAVAAALDIARSQRGALIVAIVCDRGDRYLSSGVFNP, translated from the coding sequence ATGGACTTTCCCACAATTGAATCCTGTATTGGCAATACGCCGCTCGTCAAACTGCAGCGTCTCACTGCAGGGCTCGACAGTACCGTTCTGGTCAAGCTTGAAGGGAATAACCCTGCGGGATCAGTAAAAGACAGGCCAGCACTTTCGATGATCGCACATGCCGAAGCGCGCGGCGATATCAAACCCGGTGATACCTTAATCGAGGCGACCAGTGGCAACACCGGGATAGCGCTGGCGATGGCCGCTGCCATCAAGGGCTACCGTATGATACTTATCATGCCAGATAACGCGACAGAGGAGCGCAAGGCCGCGATGGCGGCCTATGGTGCTCAGTTGGTCCTGGTGACCCGTGAACAGGGGATGGAAGGTGCGCGCGATCTGGCTCAGACCATGGTCTCCGAAGGCAAAGGCCTGCAGCTGAACCAATTTGCCAATCTGGATAATCCGCAAGCGCATTTCGATACCACTGGCCCTGAGATCTGGCAGCAGACGGCTGGCAGAGTCACTCATTTTGTCAGCTCTATGGGCACCACCGGCACCATCGTTGGTGTGTCCCGCTTTCTGAAATCCCAAAACGAAGCGATCCAGGTTGTCGGTCTGCAGCCGTCGGAAGGGGCGAGTATTCCCGGTATCCGACGTTGGCCTCAGGAGTACTTACCGGCAATTTTTGACGATTCCCATATCGATCAAATCGTCAACATGTCGCAGGACACAGCAGAAAATACCATGCGGGATCTCGCCCGCCAGGAGGGTATTTTTTGTGGTGTCTCCTCTGGCGGCGCTGTTGCAGCCGCACTTGATATCGCGCGTTCACAGCGCGGCGCCCTGATTGTCGCTATTGTATGCGACCGCGGGGATCGCTACCTATCTTCCGGTGTATTTAATCCCTGA
- a CDS encoding undecaprenyl-diphosphate phosphatase, with the protein MDLIHVVVLALIQGITEFLPISSSAHLILPKEILGWPDQGLAFDVAVHVGTLSAVVVYFRKDIGKIIVGWLASLSGRGTDENGRLGWYLIAATIPAALFGLIFDDLIETHLRSTNVIATTTLVFGVLLWVADRKPAESKQLRDIALSTAMIIGLAQAVALIPGTSRSGITITAALFLGLCRTDAARFSFLLSIPVIVLSGGYKGLQLVLSATAVDWLAIGVGIALSAISAYICIHYFLNFINRIGMLPFVIYRLLLGVLLFIAV; encoded by the coding sequence ATGGATTTAATTCACGTCGTTGTATTGGCTCTTATTCAGGGCATCACCGAATTTCTCCCGATCTCAAGCTCAGCGCACCTTATTCTACCCAAAGAAATTCTTGGCTGGCCCGATCAGGGCCTGGCGTTTGATGTGGCTGTTCATGTGGGTACGCTCTCTGCGGTGGTGGTGTATTTCCGTAAGGACATCGGCAAAATAATTGTGGGGTGGCTCGCGTCTCTATCTGGTCGTGGCACCGATGAGAACGGTCGTCTTGGCTGGTACCTGATTGCGGCCACAATACCTGCTGCGTTATTTGGTCTCATTTTTGATGATTTGATTGAGACCCATCTGCGCTCCACCAACGTGATTGCAACAACCACCCTGGTGTTTGGTGTTTTATTGTGGGTGGCTGACCGCAAACCAGCGGAGAGCAAACAGCTACGGGACATCGCCCTGTCAACAGCGATGATTATCGGGCTGGCCCAGGCCGTCGCTCTCATTCCCGGCACGTCGCGTTCGGGTATTACGATTACCGCAGCTCTGTTTCTTGGCTTGTGTCGCACTGACGCCGCGCGCTTTTCATTTTTACTCTCAATTCCGGTGATTGTGCTTAGCGGCGGATACAAGGGGTTGCAGCTCGTACTGTCGGCCACGGCAGTCGATTGGCTGGCGATCGGAGTGGGTATTGCACTGTCGGCTATCAGCGCTTACATCTGTATTCACTACTTCCTGAATTTTATTAACCGAATTGGTATGCTGCCCTTTGTTATCTACCGGCTGCTGCTCGGTGTTCTGTTATTTATTGCTGTCTAA
- the mazG gene encoding nucleoside triphosphate pyrophosphohydrolase, whose translation MSRKYALSDLIHLMARLREPDTGCPWDLAQTYRTITASTIEEAYEVVDAIDREDYEHLKEELGDLLFQVVFYSQLAGEEGRWDFDDVASAITSKLVRRHPHVFPDGTLASRRSSVVEPEQATIKQNWEAIKQQERAEKGKLGLLDDVPRALPAVIRAEKLQKRVAKVGFDWPDHAGVIDKIREELAEVEQAIASKDAVHIEEELGDLLFTCVNLTRHCRISSEQALRAANQKFENRFAALEADLAAQGLSPEDASEAQLESAWERAKRIERGAQ comes from the coding sequence ATGTCGCGGAAATATGCCTTGAGTGACCTTATTCACTTGATGGCGCGATTGCGAGAACCGGATACCGGCTGCCCTTGGGATCTGGCGCAGACCTATCGCACCATTACAGCGTCGACAATCGAAGAAGCCTACGAGGTCGTAGACGCGATTGACCGGGAAGATTACGAGCACCTCAAAGAAGAGCTTGGTGATTTGCTGTTTCAGGTGGTGTTCTACAGCCAGCTGGCCGGCGAAGAAGGGCGCTGGGATTTCGATGACGTAGCATCGGCGATTACCTCCAAGCTGGTCCGCCGTCACCCCCATGTATTTCCCGATGGCACCCTGGCCAGCCGGCGCAGTAGTGTTGTCGAGCCAGAACAGGCCACAATCAAGCAAAACTGGGAAGCGATTAAGCAACAAGAGCGGGCGGAGAAAGGCAAACTCGGGTTACTCGATGATGTGCCTCGGGCTCTGCCTGCGGTAATCCGCGCGGAAAAGTTGCAAAAGCGGGTGGCAAAAGTGGGTTTTGACTGGCCGGATCACGCGGGAGTGATCGACAAAATCCGTGAGGAACTCGCAGAAGTTGAGCAGGCAATTGCATCTAAAGACGCAGTCCATATTGAAGAAGAGCTGGGTGATTTGCTGTTTACCTGTGTAAACCTTACAAGACATTGCCGGATTTCCAGCGAACAGGCGCTGCGGGCGGCCAATCAAAAGTTCGAGAATCGCTTTGCTGCGTTAGAAGCGGATTTGGCAGCCCAAGGTCTATCGCCGGAAGATGCCAGCGAGGCGCAGTTGGAGTCCGCCTGGGAGCGCGCCAAGCGCATTGAAAGGGGCGCGCAGTGA
- the tsaB gene encoding tRNA (adenosine(37)-N6)-threonylcarbamoyltransferase complex dimerization subunit type 1 TsaB: MPKILALDASTEVCSVALISADENWTETCDQPRSHAKVLLPMVDRLLKASGLELAELDAVAVTNGPGSFTGIRIGLGIAQGLAYGAKLPVVGVDTLSVLAQGYCMSHPERTSLTLVPALDARMAEVYWAAYQLTDSGLSAAIAPSVAAPEAMLDRLNAISAGKELVGLGHGWQVADTAVLAEVHAADIPSALALATVAGAQLPLIAPSTEANLVGLVSVEPLYLRNEISWNKRERIREQ, encoded by the coding sequence ATGCCGAAAATACTTGCACTCGACGCATCGACTGAAGTCTGCTCTGTGGCACTTATCAGTGCCGATGAAAATTGGACTGAAACCTGCGACCAGCCGCGCTCGCATGCGAAGGTACTTTTGCCGATGGTCGACCGACTGCTGAAAGCATCGGGGCTCGAACTCGCTGAACTGGACGCGGTTGCAGTCACCAACGGACCAGGTTCCTTCACCGGTATTCGAATTGGACTGGGGATTGCACAGGGGCTCGCCTATGGCGCAAAACTACCCGTAGTCGGCGTAGATACGCTCAGCGTACTGGCGCAGGGCTACTGTATGTCGCACCCGGAGCGTACAAGCTTGACTTTAGTGCCCGCGTTGGACGCGCGCATGGCAGAAGTCTATTGGGCGGCTTACCAGTTAACAGACAGTGGGTTGTCTGCTGCTATAGCGCCATCCGTAGCCGCGCCGGAAGCCATGCTTGACCGCCTGAACGCTATTAGCGCGGGGAAAGAGCTGGTTGGCCTGGGGCATGGGTGGCAGGTGGCCGATACCGCGGTACTGGCTGAAGTTCACGCCGCCGACATTCCGAGCGCACTGGCGCTGGCGACTGTCGCTGGGGCCCAACTACCGTTGATAGCGCCGAGTACGGAGGCCAACCTGGTCGGCCTTGTGAGTGTCGAACCACTTTACCTGCGCAATGAAATTTCCTGGAACAAGCGCGAGCGCATTCGGGAACAATAA
- a CDS encoding response regulator — MCLLLSLCFIVITGQFIHQQQLQRTSFVATVFDGIQDTRLVDQSLLNQISMSLLAVDGFRTVMLINHEGNILWARGLPLGQDKLRRVVQAPELQTSMCEMRRCYTRVPIKRGVKVILSNRNIGNTGHSILVVTDNYHLNILNYDALIAVIGTLALCLAVAVFFAQRFRDEITRPLVIIQSGVQKYSQGKFDSPISPKEGRYYSKLINSINELAAKLKGAQDNLNYSIEQTTAELRETLETVEIQNIELDIARKGAIQASKVKSEFLANTSHEIRTPLNGILGFSELLKKTELNPLQEDYLDTIYESAKGLLTIINDILDFSRLETGKLTLEYKPVRLRQVLEEALRLQAPAAHEKKLRLLTIVDHDIPEHLLGDPLRLKQVLTNLLSNAIKFTNVGHILISVSKEDRADNQITLQFRITDSGIGLNQEQQEKLFDAFTQLDASDSRTHGGTGLGLAIAKGLVDRMHGEIGVESEPGKGATFWFTSILGRNPNAANSAGYLMGTLRNTRTLVYDCSLMSRTEITHYLRGWGASVTEIAVFEDIENKTEEACRSGQIHLAVLDAQSDDNSFDKGRLRKIVDCLNQDYSIPVVILASPSLERLITPEMTGTHATIMQRPIFCNRLHQVVCEQLGIIIPRSDRDSPEALVESLQEDIRVLAVDDNPANLRLVSELLKEMHVKVVTVDNGADAIRLSQTSHFDLILMDIQMPGMDGLEATKRLRSSESREERTPVVALTAHAANEQKSRFLLAGMDDYLTKPVSENELRHIIDRWVTRNPFTQRTSPQLTAPPAELTPAPTIHINKPVDLKLSLHLAKNKPDLAEEMLSMLLVSLPDTAAAIEQAMTDSNKLNLLEVVHKLHGGCCYCGVPRLKHLSEELDQQLQNAVEQGTPVEPLMPKLRELIVAIQELITWSEGIDLKELFAVDPG, encoded by the coding sequence ATGTGTCTGCTGTTATCGCTTTGCTTTATCGTAATCACCGGCCAGTTTATTCATCAACAACAACTGCAAAGAACATCCTTTGTGGCAACCGTGTTCGATGGAATACAAGACACCCGCCTGGTAGATCAGTCGCTACTCAATCAAATTTCGATGTCATTGCTTGCCGTAGACGGCTTTCGCACGGTGATGCTGATCAACCATGAGGGCAATATTTTATGGGCCAGAGGGCTTCCGCTCGGGCAAGATAAATTACGCCGTGTCGTGCAGGCGCCAGAGCTGCAGACCAGCATGTGTGAAATGCGGCGCTGCTACACCCGGGTTCCAATAAAACGCGGTGTCAAAGTTATTCTGAGCAACCGCAACATTGGCAACACCGGTCATAGCATTCTTGTCGTTACCGATAATTACCATCTAAACATACTTAACTACGATGCGCTGATTGCGGTCATCGGCACTCTCGCACTGTGTCTTGCCGTTGCTGTTTTTTTTGCACAGCGGTTTCGCGATGAAATTACACGCCCGCTTGTCATTATTCAAAGTGGCGTACAAAAATATTCGCAAGGAAAATTCGATAGCCCGATTTCACCAAAAGAGGGCCGCTACTACAGTAAGTTAATTAACAGTATTAACGAACTCGCAGCCAAACTCAAAGGCGCACAGGACAACCTGAATTACAGTATTGAGCAGACCACGGCAGAACTGCGCGAAACCCTGGAAACCGTCGAAATCCAAAATATCGAACTGGATATTGCGCGCAAAGGCGCCATCCAGGCGAGTAAGGTGAAATCTGAATTTCTCGCCAATACCAGCCACGAAATTCGAACACCGTTAAACGGTATATTAGGCTTTTCCGAACTGCTCAAAAAAACCGAGCTCAACCCACTGCAGGAAGATTATCTCGATACCATTTACGAGTCGGCGAAAGGCTTGCTCACCATTATCAACGATATTCTCGACTTCTCGCGCCTTGAAACCGGCAAACTCACCCTGGAATACAAACCGGTACGGCTGCGCCAGGTTCTGGAGGAAGCTCTGCGCTTACAAGCGCCTGCCGCACATGAGAAAAAACTGCGCTTGTTAACCATTGTGGATCACGATATTCCGGAACATTTGCTGGGAGACCCGTTGCGCCTGAAACAAGTGCTGACCAACCTACTTTCAAATGCCATAAAATTTACCAATGTCGGCCACATACTTATCAGTGTTAGCAAGGAAGACCGTGCAGACAATCAGATCACCCTGCAGTTTCGCATCACCGACAGTGGTATTGGACTAAACCAGGAACAACAGGAAAAACTGTTCGACGCATTCACTCAACTGGACGCCAGTGACAGCCGCACTCACGGTGGCACAGGCCTCGGGCTGGCAATTGCCAAGGGACTGGTTGATCGAATGCATGGCGAAATAGGTGTAGAAAGTGAGCCAGGCAAGGGCGCTACGTTCTGGTTTACCTCCATACTTGGGCGCAACCCGAATGCTGCGAACTCTGCAGGCTATTTAATGGGAACCCTGCGCAATACCCGCACGCTGGTCTACGACTGCTCCTTGATGAGCCGCACGGAAATCACACACTATCTGCGAGGCTGGGGCGCATCGGTGACTGAAATCGCGGTATTCGAGGATATCGAGAATAAAACCGAAGAGGCCTGTCGCTCCGGGCAGATCCACTTGGCTGTGCTGGACGCGCAAAGTGACGACAACAGTTTCGACAAGGGCCGCCTGCGGAAAATTGTCGATTGCTTGAATCAGGATTATTCAATTCCGGTCGTGATACTGGCCTCCCCCTCGTTAGAAAGACTCATCACCCCGGAAATGACAGGCACCCACGCAACTATTATGCAGCGGCCAATTTTCTGCAATCGGCTTCACCAGGTTGTGTGTGAACAACTGGGCATCATCATTCCCCGCTCAGATCGAGATAGCCCAGAGGCGTTGGTAGAAAGCCTGCAAGAGGACATTCGAGTTCTGGCGGTCGACGACAACCCGGCAAATTTACGCCTTGTCTCCGAGCTGCTGAAAGAGATGCACGTTAAGGTGGTAACAGTGGACAACGGTGCTGATGCTATTCGCCTGAGCCAAACATCGCATTTCGATCTGATTTTAATGGATATTCAAATGCCCGGAATGGATGGCCTGGAAGCGACCAAGCGCTTGCGCAGCAGTGAGTCCCGAGAGGAGCGCACGCCTGTGGTGGCACTTACCGCGCACGCAGCCAATGAGCAAAAATCGCGATTTTTGCTAGCAGGCATGGACGATTATCTCACTAAGCCGGTGAGCGAAAACGAGTTGCGTCATATCATCGACCGCTGGGTCACCCGCAACCCGTTCACTCAGCGAACATCGCCGCAGCTTACCGCACCACCCGCAGAGCTCACCCCCGCGCCGACAATACACATCAACAAACCGGTCGACCTGAAACTGTCGTTGCACCTGGCGAAAAACAAACCGGATCTCGCTGAAGAGATGCTCTCGATGCTTCTGGTCTCACTGCCAGATACTGCCGCTGCCATAGAACAAGCGATGACGGACAGCAATAAGCTCAATCTACTGGAGGTTGTCCATAAACTTCACGGCGGTTGTTGCTATTGCGGCGTCCCCAGGTTGAAGCACCTCAGCGAAGAACTGGACCAGCAGCTGCAAAACGCGGTCGAGCAAGGCACACCAGTAGAGCCACTGATGCCAAAATTGCGCGAACTTATTGTCGCGATTCAGGAACTGATCACCTGGAGTGAAGGGATCGACCTCAAAGAATTGTTTGCTGTCGACCCAGGCTAG